The following are from one region of the Amedibacterium intestinale genome:
- the recR gene encoding recombination mediator RecR, which yields MYPKTFETLVECFQKLPGVGLKTAERYAFHVIEWKDEDIHKFIDGLSNIETGIHQCKICGNLSENELCEVCTDLSRNKQMICVVQSPKDVIAMEKTKEYNGLYHVLNGVISTSKGILPEDININTLLDRINEETKEIILATNPTVEGETTALYLSKLLEQYDVNVTRIAHGLPMGGHLDYADELTLIKAIEGRKKM from the coding sequence ATGTATCCAAAAACTTTTGAAACGTTGGTAGAGTGCTTTCAAAAACTTCCAGGTGTAGGATTAAAAACAGCAGAACGTTATGCATTTCATGTTATAGAATGGAAAGATGAAGATATACATAAGTTCATTGATGGTCTTTCTAATATTGAAACAGGAATTCACCAATGTAAAATATGTGGCAACTTATCTGAAAATGAACTTTGTGAAGTATGTACAGACTTATCTAGAAATAAACAAATGATTTGTGTTGTGCAAAGTCCAAAAGATGTCATTGCAATGGAAAAAACGAAAGAATATAATGGCTTATATCATGTATTAAATGGAGTAATATCAACATCAAAAGGTATTCTTCCAGAAGACATAAATATTAATACATTACTAGATAGAATTAATGAAGAAACAAAAGAAATCATACTAGCTACAAATCCTACTGTAGAAGGAGAAACAACAGCACTATACTTGTCAAAATTATTAGAACAATATGATGTTAATGTTACACGCATTGCACATGGCCTGCCAATGGGAGGACATTTGGATTATGCTGATGAATTAACATTAATTAAAGCAATTGAAGGAAGAAAAAAAATGTGA
- a CDS encoding YbaB/EbfC family nucleoid-associated protein has translation MNMQGLLKQAQKMQKELAKVESELNSTIYEETMGGGVIKVEVKGSMEVESISIDTSLLNEEGKEDLEEMIKSAINEALVKAKKDKDKRMNAITGGVKMPGGF, from the coding sequence ATGAATATGCAAGGATTATTAAAACAGGCACAGAAAATGCAGAAAGAATTAGCAAAAGTAGAATCTGAATTAAACTCTACAATCTATGAAGAAACAATGGGTGGAGGAGTAATTAAAGTTGAAGTTAAAGGATCAATGGAAGTAGAAAGCATTTCTATTGATACTTCCTTATTAAATGAAGAGGGAAAAGAAGACTTGGAAGAAATGATAAAAAGTGCAATAAATGAAGCACTTGTAAAAGCAAAAAAAGATAAAGATAAAAGAATGAATGCAATTACAGGTGGCGTTAAAATGCCAGGTGGATTTTAA
- the dnaX gene encoding DNA polymerase III subunit gamma/tau → MAYKALYRTYRPSSFEEVAGQQHVVQTLKHAIEQNKIAHAYLFCGPRGTGKTSIAKIFAKTINCTSEGHRPCQKCENCLEVQNGSHPDIVEIDAASNNGVEEVRNLIEKVKYAPLKGKYKVYIIDEVHMMSTGAFNALLKTIEEPPAHVIFILATTEPHKVLPTIISRCQRFDFTKVPSKEIEHRIHTILNAENITCEEEVIRIISQLADGGLRDALSILDQCIAYAQNNIEVHHINEIYGITTVSEKIQMLNDIIDQNAVSLMDKVESIIEKGIDIKRLTVDLIELLKESILFEYTKDSSLLKILGSTEAQHLVEKTTLQKRFSMIHLLMETYDKYRNAANVPSYFEVCMLQMLDVASLKEENNIHIAEENKQSNVKPNVSRETLVKEKPSLIVADEEEDDEYIGNIEEEKEEISEENIQKAEIKQYEKSIKPLDNEFLLSLLAGANKPEKAKDIEKFNNLDFYMMDLNYAKYANLLKNCSILASGSNYIVLCTDNQPEANEINEADQQDKFGELMVKLLEKNKKVFAIAKEQQKIVIQLFKDRMIAGTLPQPAYIEPKMIEKKVEKQMSEEEKVLDLFGEENIIVTEE, encoded by the coding sequence ATGGCGTATAAAGCTCTTTACCGTACATACAGGCCTTCAAGCTTTGAAGAAGTAGCAGGACAGCAACATGTCGTGCAAACATTAAAACACGCAATTGAACAAAATAAAATAGCGCATGCATACTTATTTTGTGGACCAAGAGGAACAGGTAAAACATCAATTGCCAAGATATTTGCGAAGACAATTAACTGTACATCGGAAGGACATAGACCATGTCAGAAATGTGAAAACTGTCTTGAAGTACAAAATGGAAGTCATCCAGATATAGTAGAAATAGATGCTGCTAGCAACAATGGCGTAGAAGAAGTTCGTAATCTTATTGAAAAAGTAAAATATGCACCATTAAAAGGTAAATATAAAGTATATATTATAGATGAGGTTCATATGATGTCTACTGGTGCATTCAATGCATTGTTAAAGACTATTGAAGAACCACCAGCTCATGTTATTTTTATTTTAGCAACAACAGAACCTCATAAAGTATTGCCTACAATTATTTCTCGCTGTCAAAGATTTGACTTTACAAAAGTTCCATCGAAGGAAATAGAACATAGAATTCATACGATTCTAAATGCAGAAAATATAACTTGTGAAGAAGAAGTTATACGTATTATTTCTCAATTAGCAGATGGGGGACTTCGTGATGCTTTATCTATTTTGGATCAATGTATTGCATATGCACAAAATAATATTGAAGTTCATCATATAAATGAAATTTATGGTATTACTACAGTTTCTGAAAAGATTCAAATGCTGAATGATATTATTGATCAGAATGCAGTCTCATTGATGGATAAAGTTGAAAGTATAATTGAAAAGGGAATCGATATTAAACGATTGACAGTTGATTTGATAGAGTTACTAAAGGAATCTATACTATTTGAATATACAAAAGATTCTTCTTTATTAAAAATACTAGGTAGTACTGAAGCACAGCATTTAGTTGAAAAGACAACACTTCAAAAACGCTTTTCAATGATACATTTATTAATGGAAACATATGATAAATATCGCAATGCAGCAAATGTTCCTTCTTATTTTGAAGTATGTATGCTTCAAATGTTAGATGTTGCAAGTTTAAAAGAAGAGAACAATATACATATTGCCGAAGAAAATAAACAAAGTAATGTGAAACCTAATGTTTCACGTGAAACATTAGTAAAAGAAAAACCTTCTTTAATCGTAGCAGATGAAGAAGAGGATGATGAATATATAGGTAATATAGAAGAAGAAAAAGAAGAAATAAGTGAAGAAAATATACAAAAAGCAGAAATAAAACAATATGAGAAATCAATAAAGCCACTAGACAATGAGTTTTTATTAAGTTTATTAGCGGGGGCAAATAAACCAGAGAAAGCAAAAGATATCGAAAAATTTAACAATCTTGATTTTTATATGATGGATTTAAATTATGCTAAGTATGCAAATTTATTAAAAAACTGTTCGATTTTGGCAAGTGGAAGTAACTATATTGTTTTATGTACTGATAATCAACCGGAAGCTAATGAAATTAACGAGGCAGATCAACAAGATAAATTTGGCGAGTTAATGGTGAAATTACTAGAAAAGAATAAAAAAGTATTTGCAATAGCGAAAGAACAACAAAAAATAGTAATACAATTGTTTAAAGATAGAATGATTGCTGGAACACTTCCACAGCCAGCATACATTGAACCAAAAATGATAGAGAAAAAAGTGGAAAAGCAAATGAGTGAAGAAGAAAAAGTTCTTGATTTATTTGGAGAAGAAAATATTATTGTAACGGAGGAATAA
- the tadA gene encoding tRNA adenosine(34) deaminase TadA, which translates to MSYEKYMKEAIKEAKKAELKDEVPIGCVIVKDDKIIARAHNLRESKQQSIAHAEILAIEKACKKIGSWRLENCDLYVTLEPCPMCSGAILQSRISNVIYGAKDFKGGCIESCMKMYEVAGFNHYPKTISGILEDECAELLTSFFKKKRLINKQKKASS; encoded by the coding sequence ATGTCTTATGAAAAATATATGAAAGAGGCTATCAAAGAAGCTAAGAAAGCAGAATTGAAAGATGAAGTTCCAATCGGCTGTGTGATTGTAAAAGATGATAAAATAATTGCTAGAGCACATAATCTTAGAGAATCAAAACAGCAATCTATTGCACATGCAGAAATTTTAGCTATTGAAAAAGCGTGTAAAAAAATCGGTAGCTGGAGATTGGAAAACTGTGATCTTTATGTCACATTAGAACCTTGTCCAATGTGCAGTGGTGCAATTCTTCAATCAAGAATTTCTAATGTAATTTATGGCGCTAAAGATTTTAAAGGTGGCTGTATAGAAAGTTGTATGAAAATGTATGAAGTTGCAGGTTTTAATCATTATCCTAAAACAATAAGTGGTATTTTAGAGGATGAATGCGCAGAATTATTAACATCTTTTTTTAAAAAGAAAAGACTTATAAATAAACAAAAGAAAGCAAGTAGTTAA
- the serS gene encoding serine--tRNA ligase: MLDIKFLRENPEIVKENIKKKFQDHKIELVDKVIELDKENRALKQKGDDLRAQRNSISKQIGGLMKEGKKEEAEEAKAKVQAMADEMKETEEKEASVAAEIKDIMMQIPNIIDPSVPIGKDDSENVELQKYGEPVVPSFDIPYHTDIMEKFDGIDLDSARKVAGNGFYYLMGDIARLHSAVITYARDFMINRGFTYVIPPFMIRSNVVTGVMSFAEMEGMMYKIEGEDLYLIGTSEHSMIGKFIDTILDEKKLPYTYTSYSPCFRKEKGAHGIEERGVYRIHQFEKQEMIVVCKPEESADWFVKLYTNTVDLFRSLDIPVRTLECCSGDLADLKCKSVDVEAWSPRQKKYFEVGSCSNLTDAQARRLGIRVKDKDGNKYFAHTLNNTVVAPPRMLIAFLENNLNEDGSINIPEALQPYMGGTKILMPKK, from the coding sequence ATGTTAGATATTAAATTTTTAAGAGAAAATCCTGAAATTGTAAAAGAAAATATTAAAAAGAAATTTCAGGATCACAAAATTGAATTAGTAGATAAAGTTATTGAACTTGATAAAGAAAATCGTGCATTAAAACAAAAAGGTGATGATTTGCGTGCACAGCGTAATTCTATCAGTAAACAAATTGGTGGATTAATGAAGGAAGGTAAAAAGGAAGAAGCAGAAGAAGCAAAAGCAAAAGTACAGGCAATGGCTGATGAAATGAAAGAGACAGAAGAAAAAGAGGCTTCTGTTGCAGCTGAAATTAAAGATATTATGATGCAGATTCCAAATATCATTGATCCAAGTGTTCCTATTGGAAAAGATGACTCAGAAAATGTGGAATTGCAGAAATATGGTGAACCAGTTGTTCCTTCTTTTGATATTCCATATCATACGGATATCATGGAAAAATTCGATGGTATTGATTTAGATAGCGCAAGAAAAGTTGCAGGTAATGGATTCTATTATTTGATGGGAGATATTGCTCGTTTGCATTCTGCAGTTATTACTTATGCAAGAGACTTTATGATAAATCGTGGATTTACTTATGTAATTCCTCCATTTATGATTCGCAGTAATGTTGTTACAGGTGTTATGAGTTTTGCGGAAATGGAAGGAATGATGTACAAAATTGAAGGAGAAGACTTATATCTAATTGGTACAAGTGAACATTCAATGATTGGTAAGTTCATTGATACAATTTTAGATGAAAAGAAACTTCCATACACTTATACAAGTTATTCTCCTTGTTTCCGTAAAGAAAAAGGTGCTCATGGTATTGAAGAACGTGGTGTTTATCGTATTCACCAGTTTGAAAAACAGGAAATGATTGTTGTGTGCAAACCTGAAGAAAGTGCTGATTGGTTTGTTAAACTATATACAAACACTGTAGATTTATTTAGAAGCTTAGATATTCCAGTAAGAACTTTGGAATGCTGTTCTGGTGATTTAGCGGATTTGAAATGTAAGTCAGTTGATGTTGAAGCATGGAGTCCTCGTCAGAAGAAATACTTCGAAGTTGGTAGCTGTTCTAACTTAACTGATGCACAGGCTCGTCGTTTAGGTATTCGTGTAAAAGACAAAGATGGAAATAAATATTTTGCGCATACATTAAATAACACAGTTGTTGCCCCTCCACGTATGTTAATTGCTTTCTTAGAAAATAACTTAAATGAAGATGGAAGCATTAATATTCCAGAAGCATTACAGCCATATATGGGTGGTACAAAAATCTTGATGCCTAAAAAATAA